The genomic stretch GATAAATATTTCTGGTTTCTTTGTGACTTTTTTACAGGCACCCGACGTACGGCAAATGTTATCGTCGCTTCCCTCAAACCCTTATGCCACCTGACTTGTGTAGGACAATTGCGGCAGTTCGTCGCGGTTTTCCTGATTTTGACGTCAAGGTTCAGTCGACAAACGGCCTGAGAAAGACACTAAAAGCTGTTATAAAGTTGCGCGCAAACCAACAAGAGCCTGCCTGATGCGACCATTTTTAAAGACATGGCTAACCATTTGCCTATTGATGCCACTGGCCGCCCACGCCACCAATCGTGAGCAACGACTTCCGAACGTTAATGGTTTCACTCCTAAAGCCCATACCACTACTACCAGCTCCGCCAAATCGGTAAAGCTCACCGTCAAGCGCCCGGCTCAAGTGAGCAAGGCCAACGTTAAAGCAGTTCCCGGCCTGGTAGCGAGCAATAACCAGCAAAGCAGCAAAGTCTTGAGCCGTGCGGTCAACGTGCTCGGCACCCCTTATCGTTGGGGCGGCAGCAGCCCAAGTAAAGGCTTTGATTGCAGCGGCCTGGTGAAATACGCCTTCAATGACGTGGCTGCGGTGGACTTGCCACGCACCTCCAATGCCATGGCCAGCGGCCACGGGCAGAAGGTCGATCGCAAGGACTTGAAGCCCGGCGACCTGTTGTTCTTCAAGCTCAAGAGCCGCCAGGTCAATCATGTTGCCATCTACCTAGGCAATGACCGCTTTATCCACGCGCCGCGTCGTGGCAAGTCGGTCAGCATCGACACCCTGAAAAAGCCGTTCTGGAACAAGAACTACGTGATTGCCAAACGCGTGCTGCCTAAAGAGCAGAACAACCTGCGGATTGTGCAACGCTGATTCAAGGCTGAAATGCGGTAAAAACATGTGGGAGCGGGCTTGCTCGCGAATGCAATAGATCAGCCACCAAAGAGGGTGACTGACACACCGCATTCGCGAGCAAGCCCGCTCCCACGTTTGATTTTTATTGCCCGCAAGACCTCACATGTCGGTAGGCACCCTCGCCTTCTGCTGCGCCTCTTCCCGGCTGACGACCCCTTCCCCGACCAACCCCTTCAAGCTCATATCCAAGGTCTTCATCCCCAACGCCCCACCGGTCTGGATCGCCGAGTACAGCTGCGCCACCTTATCCTCACGGATCAGGTTACGGATCGCCGGCGTGCCCAACATGATCTCATGGGCCGCCACGCGCCCGCCGCCGACTTTCTTCAGCAAGACCTGGGAAACCACCGCTTGCAGCGACTCCGAGAGCATCGCGCGGACCATGGCCTTCTCCCCCGCCGGAAACACATCCACCAGCCGATCCACGGTCTTCGCCGCCGAGTTAGTGTGCAAGGTGCCAAACACCAAGTGCCCGGTTTCAGCAGCCGTCAGGGCCAGGCGGATGGTTTCCAGGTCGCGCAACTCGCCCACCATGATCACATCCGGGTCTTCGCGCAAGGCGGAGCGCAGGGCGGTCGAGAAGCAGTGGGTGTCGCGATGCACCTGGCGCTGGTTGATCAGTGCCTTGCGCGACTCATGGACAAATTCGATGGGATCCTCAAGGGTCAGGATGTGCCGGTGGCGGGTGCTGTTGAGGTAATCGATCATCGCCGCCAGGGTGGTGGACTTGCCCGACCCCGTGGCGCCGGTCACCAGCACCAGCCCCTTGGGCAGCTCGGCGATACGCCGGAATATATCGCCCAGCCCCAGGGTTTCCAGGCCCTGGACCCGGGACGGAATCGCACGAAACACCGCGCCCATTCCCCGGTGTTGCTGGAACACGTTGGCGCGAAAGCGCGCGACGCCCGGTAATTCGAAAGAAAAATCCGTTTCAAGAGACGTTTCGAAATCCTTTTGTTGGTGTTTATTGAGGAGCGGGCTGAGCAAGTCCGCAACTTGCGTAGCACTCAGTAATGGCCAATCGAGTGGCACAACCTCGCCATCGACTCTCATCCTCGGCGCCAACCCTGCCGACAGATGCAGGTCGGAGGCGCCCCGGCTGACGCTTGCGGCCAGCAGTTCAGTGATATCCATAGGGCTATCCATTTCCAGTAGAATGCCGCGGACTCCATATCCGCGGGTGCAACTTTAATGTCGACCATAGCAGACAATATCGGCCTGGTTACCGAGCGGATCCGTGCCGCAGCCCAGGCCGCGCAACGGGATGCAACCAGCGTGCACTTGCTGGCGGTGAGCAAGACCAAACCCGCGCAAGCCGTGCGCGAAGCCTATGCCGCCGGAATGCGCGACTTCGGCGAGAACTACTTGCAGGAAGCCCTTGGCAAACAAGCCGAATTAACCGACCTGCCCTTGAGTTGGCACTTTATCGGCCCCATTCAATCGAACAAGACGCGCGCTATCGCCGAGCATTTCGCTTGGGTGCACTCCGTGGATCGCCTGAAGATCGCCCAACGCCTGTCCGAGCAACGCCCGGCCGACCTGCCGCCGCTCAATATCTGCATTCAGGTCAATGTCAGTGGCGAAGCCAGCAAATCCGGCTGTACACCGGCCGATCTGCCAGCGCTGGCCGAAGCGATCCAGGCCCTGCCCCGTTTGAAGCTGCGGGGCTTGATGGCGATTCCCGAGCCCACCGACGACCGTGCGGCACAGGATGCGGCGTTCGCGACCGTGCGTGACTTGCAAGCGAGACTGGACTTGGGGCTCGACACACTTTCCATGGGCATGAGCCATGACCTTGAGTCGGCCATTGCCCAAGGGGCCACCTGGGTGCGGATCGGTACCGCCCTGTTTGGTGCCCGCGACTACGGCCAGCCATGAAAATGGCTGACTTCCATCTGAGTAAGGAGCTGTCATGAGCAGCACGCGTATAGCCTTTATCGGCGCCGGTAACATGGCGGCCAGCCTGATCGGCGGCCTGCGGGCCAAGGGCCTGGAAGCTTCGCAGATTCGTGCCAGCGACCCAGGCGCCGAGACCCGCGCCCGGGTGAGCGCCGAGCACGGCATCGAAACCTTTGCCGACAATGCCGAGGCCGTCCAGGGCGTCGACGTGATCGTGCTGGCAGTCAAGCCACAGGCCATGAAGGCCGTGTGCGAGGCCTTGCGCCCAAGCCTGGCACCGCAGCAACTCGTGGTATCGATAGCCGCCGGCATCAACTGCGCCAGCATGAACAACTGGCTCGGCGCCCAGCCCATCGTGCGCTGCATGCCTAATACGCCATCACTGCTGCGCCAGGGTGTCAGCGGCCTCTACGCCACCGCCCAAGTGAGCGCCGGGCAACGCGAGCAGGCCGAGGAGCTGTTGTCAGCCGTGGGCGTGGCCCTGTGGCTGGACGAAGAACAGCAACTGGACGCCGTCACCGCCGTGTCCGGCAGTGGCCCGGCGTATTTCTTCCTGTTGGTCGAAGCCATGACCGCTGCGGGCGTGAAGTTGGGCCTGCCGCGGGAAATCGCCGAGCAACTGACCCAGCAGACCGCCCTCGGCGCCGCGCATATGGTGGTGTCCAGTGATGTGGATGCGGCCGAGTTGCGCCGTCGCGTGACATCGCCCAATGGCACCACTCAGGCGGCCATCGAATCATTCCAGGCCGGGGGCTTTGAAGCCCTGGTCGAAAAAGCACTGGGTGCCGCCGCGCACCGCTCGGCCGAACTTGCCGAACAACTGGGTCAATAAGGAGCCAATATGATTGGTTTGAACACCGCAGCCGTTTACGTACTGCAAACCCTCGGCAGTCTTTACCTGCTGATCGTGCTGTTGCGCTTTGTCCTGCAACTGGTACGCGCCAACTTCTACAACCCGCTCTGCCAATTCGCCGTGAAGGCCACCCAGCCGCTGCTCAAGCCGTTGCGCCGGGTGATCCCGAGCCTGTTCGGCCTGGACATGTCGTCGCTGGTGCTGGCGATCCTGGTCCAACTGGCGTTGATGGCCCTGACGCTGTTGCTGACCTACGGCACCATGGGCAACTTCCTGCAGCTGCTGGTCTGGGCCGTGATCGGCGTGACCGCGCTGTTCCTGAAGATTTTCTTCTTCGCCCTGATCATCAGCGTGATCCTATCCTGGGTCGCGCCAGGCAGCCACAACCCTGGCGCCGAATTGGTCAACCAGATCTGCGAGCCGGCCCTGGCGCCGTTCCGCAAGATCCTGCCCAACCTGGGCGGCCTGGATATCTCGCCGATCCTCGCGTTCATGGTGCTCAAGCTCCTGGATATGCTGGTCATCAACAACCTGGCAGCAATGACCATGATGCCGGACATCCTGCGCCTGCTGATCTGACCATTGCAGGAGCCGGCTTGCCGGCGATGGCACCTGCAAAAACGCCATCGCCGGCAAGCCGGCTCCTACACAAACAAGCGGGCATCCGCCGGGACAAGGTTCGCTTGCCGCTAGCCCCCCCTCTCTTTAGACTTACGCCTCATTTAAACGAGAGCAGGGTCGATGCCAGCTGCCTTCCCCCCCGATTCTGTTGGACTGGTCGTGCCCCAAGTGGCGCACTTCAGCGCCCCCCTGGCCCTGGCCTGCGGTCGATCGCTGCCGGCCTATGATCTGATCTATGAAACCTACGGTGAGTTGAACGCCACGGCCAGCAATGCCGTGCTGATCTGCCACGCCCTGTCCGGGCATCATCACGCCGCCGGCTACCACAGCGCCGACGAGCGCAAGCCCGGCTGGTGGGACAGCTGCATCGGCCCCGGCAAGCCCATCGACACTCACAAATTCTTTGTGGTCAGCCTGAACAACCTCGGCGGCTGCAATGGCTCCACCGGCCCCAGCAGCCTCAACCCCGAAACCGGCAAACCGTTTGGCGCCGATTTCCCGGTGCTGACCGTGGAGGACTGGGTGCACAGCCAGGCACGCCTGGCCGACGTGCTGGGCATCCGGCAATGGGCCGCGGTGATTGGCGGCAGCCTGGGCGGCATGCAGGCCCTGCAATGGACCATCACCTACCCCGACCGTGTGCGCCATTGCCTGGCGATTGCCTCGGCCCCCAAGTTGTCGGCGCAGAACATCGCCTTCAACGAAGTGGCGCGCCAGGCGATCCTCACCGACCCCGAGTTCCACGGCGGCTCGTTCCAGGAAGCCGGGGTGATCCCCAAGCGCGGCTTGATGCTGGCGCGGATGGTCGGGCATATCACCTACCTGTCGGATGACTCCATGGGCGAGAAATTCGGCCGTGGGCTCAAGAGCGAGAAGCTCAACTACGACTTCCACAGTGTCGAATTCCAGGTCGAAAGCTACCTGCGTTACCAGGGCGAGGAGTTCTCCGGGCGTTTCGACGCCAACACCTACCTGCTGATGACCAAGGCCCTGGACTACTTCGACCCGGCGGCAAACTTTGATGACGACCTGGCGAAGACCTTCGAGGGCGCCACGGCCAAGTTCTGCGTGATGTCGTTTACGACCGATTGGCGCTTTTCCCCAGCCCGTTCCCGCGAACTGGTGGACGCGCTGATGGCCGCGCGCAAAGACGTGTGCTACCTGGAGATCGATGCACCGCAAGGCCACGACGCCTTCCTCATCCCGATCCCGCGCTACCTGCAGGCGTTCAGCAATTACATGAACCGCATTACATTGTGAGAAAGCCATGAGAGCCGACCTGGAAATCATCCAAGACTGGATCCCCGCCGGCAGCCGCGTGCTCGACCTGGGTTGCGGCGATGGCGAACTGCTGAGCTGGCTGCGCGACAACAAGCAAGTCACCGGCTACGGCCTGGAAAACGACCCGGACAACATCGCCCAGTGCGTGGCCAAGGGCATCAACGTGATCGAGCAGGACCTGGACAAGGGCCTGGGCAACTTTGCCAGCAACAGCTTCGACATCGTGGTGATGACCCAGGCCCTGCAGGCAGTGCACTACCCGGATCGGATCCTCGACGAGATGCTGCGCGTCGGCCGCCAATGCATCATCACCTTTCCCAACTTCGGGCACTGGCGCTGCCGCTGGTACCTGGCCACCAAGGGCCGCATGCCAGTATCGGATTTCCTGCCGTACACCTGGTACAACACGCCCAATATCCACTTCTGCACCTTCGAGGACTTCGAAGCGCTGTGCAGTGGGCGCGAAGCCAAAGTCATCAACCGCCTTGCCGTCGATCAACAGCACCGTCACGGCTGGGCAAGTAAGCTATGGCCTAATCTTCTAGGTGAGATCGGGATTTATCGGGTCAGCAGTCCTGGCCTGACCGACCATCAAATTGCCGTCTAACCATTTTCGAGGAGGACGATCATGAGTCGCCTGGCTATTTTTCTACTCACCGCCTGCCTGGGCGCCAGTGCCATGGCCGCCGGCCCTATCGACAGTAATCGGCAGAAGGCGTTTGGTGATATCACCGTGCACTACAGCACCTTCACCTCCAGCTTCCTGCAGCCCGAGACGGCCCAGGCCGTGGGTGTGGTACGCAGCAAGAACAAGGGCATGATCAATGTCTCGGTGATCAAGGGCGTGGAACCCGTGGCGGCGCAAGTGACCGGCACGATCAAGGACTTGACCGGCAAGAGCGAAATGCTGACGTTCAAGCAAATCACCGAAAAAGGCGCGATCTACTACCTCGCCCCCTATTCGGTGCCGCAGCAGGAATTCCGCACCTTTACCATCAATGTTGAAACCGGCGGCAAGGCCCACGGTTTCAATTTCACCCAAGAACTGTTCCCGGCCGAATGATGAACCTGACACAACTCGTACTGGCCAGCCATAACGCCGGCAAACTCAAGGAACTCCAGGCCATGCTCGGCGAATCGGTGCAATTGCGCTCGATTGGCGAGTTCAGCCAGGTGGAGCCGGAGGAAACCGGCCTGTCGTTCGTCGAAAACGCCATCCTCAAGGCCCGCAATGCCTCGCGCATTTGCGGCCTGCCGGCATTGGCCGACGATTCAGGCCTGGCGGTAGACTTCCTCGGCGGCGCTCCTGGCATCTATTCGGCGCGCTATGCCGACGGCAAAGGCGACGCGGCGAACAACGCCAAGCTGCTGGACGCCCTCAAGGGTGTGCCGGATGCCGAGCGCGGCGCGCAGTTTGTCTGTGTGCTGGCGCTGGTGCGACATGCCGACGATCCGCTGCCGATCCTTTGCGAAGGCTTGTGGCACGGGCGCATCCTGCATGCCGCCAGCGGCGAGCATGGCTTTGGCTATGACCCGCTGTTCTGGGTGCCAGAGCGTAATGTGTCCAGCGCCGAACTGAGCCCGGCCGACAAGAACCAGATCAGTCACCGCGCCCGTGCAATGGATTTGCTGCGCCAGCGTCTGGGCGTGAAATGACCCAGAACACCTCCGCGCAGCCACTGATCCTCGGTGGCGCGCAAACACCTCGGGCGGCCCTGCCCCATTTGCCGCCCCTGGCGCTCTACATCCACATCCCGTGGTGCGTGCGTAAATGCCCCTATTGCGACTTCAACTCCCACACCGCCAGCAAGGTGCTGCCGGAGCAAGAGTATGTCGACGCGTTGCTGGCAGATCTGGATCAAGATCTGCATGCGGTGTATGGCCGCCCGTTGAGCTCGATCTTCTTTGGCGGCGGCACGCCCAGCCTGTTCAGTGCTGCTGCGCTGGGCCGGCTCCTGGAAGGGGTGGAGCAACGCATCCCGTTTGCCTGCGATATCGAGATCACCCTGGAAGCCAACCCAGGTACCTTTGAGCAAGAGAAGTTCGTCGCCTACCGCAAGCTGGGGATCAATCGCCTGTCCATCGGCATCCAGAGCTTCCAGCAGGAAAAACTCCAGGCCCTGGGGCGTATCCACAACGGCGACGAAGCCATACGCGCCGCCGGTATGGCACGCCAGGCCGGGTTCGACAACTTCAACCTGGACCTGATGCACGGCTTGCCCAACCAATCCCTGGACGACGCCCTGGGCGACCTGCGCCAGGCGATCGCGCTCAAACCGACCCATCTGTCGTGGTACCAACTGACCCTGGAACCCAACACCGTCTTCTGGAACCAACCGCCGACGCTGCCGGAAGACGATACCCTGTGGGATATCCAGGAAGCCGGCCAGGCCCTGCTCGCCGAACACGGTTACGCGCAATATGAAGTCTCGGCCTACGCCCAACCGGGCCGGTCCGCACGACATAACCTCAATTACTGGAGCTTTGGCGATTTTATTGGCATCGGCGCCGGCGCCCACGGCAAGCTCAGCCATCCAGACGGGCGCATCGTACGCACCTGGAAAACCCGCGCACCAAAGGACTACCTCAACCCGGCGAAAAACTTTCAGGCCGGAACGAAAGAGCTGACCAATGAAGAGTTGCCTTTCGAGTTCCTGATGAACGCCCTGCGCCTGACCGATGGCGTAGAAGCCAAACTGTATGCCGAGCGCACCGGCCTGGACCTGGCCAGCCTGGATGAAGCCCGCACGGATGCCGAACAAAGTGGCTTATTGCAGGTCGAACCGTCACGCCTGGCGGCTACGGACCGCGGGCAACTCTTTCTCAATGACCTGCTGCAGAAGTTTTTGAGCTGATCGCTCTAAGGAAATCGAATGGATCTGGTACTCGACCTGCTCGCCACCGTATCCCGCTGGAGCCGTAGCAACCTGTCGGAAATATCCCTGGCGCTGGTAGGCTGCCTGCTGGTGCTGTTTGGCGCCGATATCAAGGGCTGGGTCGAGGCGCGCCTGGGCAATATCGCCGGCGCCTTGCGCGTACCGCTGATGGCCCTGCTGTGCATGATCGGCAGCGGTGCGGCGTTGATCTACGCTACGCCTTGGATTGTGCGGGGCTTGAGCCAGTTCAATAACTACAGCCTGGCGCCGGTGCTGTTGGTGGTGCTGGTACTGATTGGCGTGGTTGCCGACCGCCGCTGACTAAAAGCCCACCACAAAACAACTGTAGGGGCTGGCTTGCCAGCGATGCAGGCACCTCGGTACATCAGTGATACCGATGTGATGCTATCGCCGGCAAGCCGGCCCCTACAGTTGAGCGCATTTCAGCTTTCTGGCTGTTTACGCCAGCTTCTCGAACTTCAAATCCCAAACCCCATGCCCCAGCCGCTCGCCACGGCGCTCGAACTTGGTGATCGGGCGTTCCGCCGGGCGCGGTACGCATTGGCCATCTTCTGCCAGGTTGCGATAGCCAGGAGCGACGTTCATCACCTCCAGCATATATTCCGCATAGGGCTCCCAGTCGGTGGCCATGTGCAGGATGCCACCGACCTTGAGCTTGCTGCGGACCAGTTCCGCGAAGGACGCCTGGACAATGCGGCGCTTGTGGTGACGGCTCTTGTGCCATGGATCCGGGAAAAACAGCATCAGGCGGTCGAGGCTGTTGTCGGCGATGCAGCGGTTGAGCACCTCGATCGCGTCGCAGTCATAGACCCGCAGGTTTTTCAGGCCCTGGGTCAACACGCCGTTCAGCAGTGCACCCACACCCGGCCGGTGGACTTCAACGCCGATAAAGTCTTGCTCGGGCGACGCTGCGGCCATTTCCAGCAGGGAATGGCCCATGCCGAAGCCGATTTCCAGAGAGCGCGGGGCCGAACGGCCGAACACCTGGTCGAAGTCCACCGGCGCATCGGCCAGGGGCAGGACGAACAACGGCGTGCCTTGGTCCAGGCCTTTTTGCTGGCCTTCAGTCATGCGCCCGGCACGCATCACAAAGCTCTTGATACGGCGGTGCTTGGACTCGTCGCCTTCTTCCACGGGGTTCGGCGTTTCGTTTGATTCAGTCATCAATGGCTCTTACTTGATCAGACCATCCAGCGGCGAGGAGGCGCTGGCGTAAAGTTTTTTCGGCATACGCCCGGCGAGGTACGCCAGGCGGCCGGCGACAATCGCGTGTTTCATGGCTTCGGCCATCATGATCGGTTGTTGTGCGTTGGCGATGGCCGAGTTCATCAGCACCGCTTCGCAGCCCAGCTCCATGGCAATGGTGGCATCGGACGCGGTGCCGACACCGGCATCCACCAGCACCGGGATCTTGGCTTCTTCGAGGATGATCTGCAGGTTGTACGGATTGCAGATCCCCAGGCCAGTGCCGATCAGGCCGGCCAGCGGCATGACCGCGATGCAGCCGATTTCGGCCAGTTGGCGGGCGATGATCGGGTCATCGCTGGTGTAGACCATCACGTCGAAACCTTCCTTGACCAGGGTTTCGGCGGCCTTGAGGGTTTCGATCACGTTGGGGAACAGGGTTTTCTGGTCCGCCAGCACTTCCAGTTTCACCAGGTTGTGGCCGTCGAGCAGCTCACGGGCCAGGCGGCAGGTGCGCACGGCTTCGATGGCGTCGTAGCAGCCGGCAGTGTTGGGCAGGATGGTGTAGCGGTCCGGCGGCAGGATATCCAGAAGGTTCGGTTCGCCCGGGTTCTGGCCGATATTGGTGCGGCGTACGGCCACGGTCACGATTTCGGCGCCCGAGGCTTCGATAGCCAGGCGGGTTTCTTCCATGTCGCGGTACTTGCCGGTGCCTACCAGCAAACGCGACTGGTAGGTGCGACCGGCCAGGACGAAGGGCTTATCGCTACGAACGATGCTCATGGGAAATCCTCGAGTTGGGGTGAGGTTCTGCAGAATTCGGGTAGTAGCCCCAAGGCTAGCCGCCGCCGATGGCGTGGACCACTTCGACCTGATCGCCTTCGGCGAGGGCGGTTTCGGTGTGCTGGCTACGCGGGACGATATCCTGGTTGAGCTCCACTGCGACGCGACGTTCAGTCAGTTCCAGACGGGTCAGCAGGGCCGCGACGGTTTCGCCGTCGGGCAGTTCATAGAGTTCGCCGTTCAATTGAATGCGCATGCCACGGGCCGCCATCGTTTTTAGGGGCCAGCATTCTAGCCTGATCGTGACCTGAAGGTCAGCTACAAGCGTCAGGCGGTCAGTTGCAGGCGCCAGGCAGCTAGCCCCAGGCACAGCCAGCCAATCAGGAACGCCAGGCCGCCAAACGGCGTGACGATCCCCAACTTGCCAATGCCGATGGTGGTCAGCAGGTACAGACTGCCGGAGAACAACAGGATACCGACGCTGAACGACACCCCGGCCCACATCACCAGGCGCCCGGGAATATGCGCCGCCAGCAACGCCACGCCAAACAGCGCCAGGGCATGCACCAGTTGGTAGGTCACGCCGGTATGGAAAATTGCCAGGTATTCGGCAGTCAGGCTTTTTTTCAGGCCGTGGGCGGCAAACGCGCCGAGGGCAACACCGGTAAAGCCGAAAAAAGCAGCCAACATCAGAAAGCCACGCAGCATGAGGAACTCCAGTCAGATTCAAGGGGCCGGGTCTGTATAATGGCCCGCTCAACGGGTTCGGCCAAGCCATCTCTATGCTGCGTGTCCTCTTCAGTCGTGTTCTCAAAATCGTGAAATGGTTTGTCATCGGCAGTGTTTTGCTGGTGCTGCTGTTTCGTGTCGTCCCGCCGCCCTTCACGGCGCTGATGGTCGAGCGCAAGATCGAGTCCTGGATCGACGGCGAGCCCATCGACCTGCAACGCACCTGGGTGGCGTGGGATGAGATCTCCGACGACCTGAAAATGGCGGTGATGGCCGGCGAGGACCAGCGCTTCCCGCAGCATTGGGGCTTTGATTTCGGTGCGATCCAGGCCGCCCTGTTGCATAACGAGCGCGGCGGCTCGATTCGTGGTGCCAGTACGCTGAGCCAGCAGGTGTCGAAGAATCTGTTCCTGTGGACCGGCCGCAGTTATTTGCGCAAGGGCCTGGAAGCCTGGTTCACCGGGCTGATCGAGATCTTCTGGCCTAAGCAGCGGATTCTTGAGGTGTACCTCAACAGCGTGGAATGGGACGAAGGGGTATTTGGCGCAGAGGCAGCGGCCCGGCATCACTTTGGAGTGAGCGCAAAGGGGCTTTCGCGGCAACAGGCCAGCTACCTGGCAGCAGTGCTGCCTAATCCACGGGTGTGGAGTGCCAGCCATCCCACGGCGTATGTGGCACGGCGGGCAGCGTGGATTCGTCAGCAGATGGGGCAGTTGGGCGGCACCGGCTATTTGAATGAGCTGAACAAAACCCGCCAGGCGCCGTGGTCCAACTGACACCACACAAAACCTGTAGGAGCCGGCTTGCCGGCGATAGCGGTGTATCAGACAGATCGCCATCGCCGGCAAGCCGGCTCCTACAGGGCCACACAAACAAAAATGCCCCGATCTTTCGATCAGGGCATTTTTTTGGTCGTTCGCTGCGTGTTAGGCGGCGATCGACAGTTTCAGCTTGTTCATCGCGCTTTTCTCAAGCTGACGAATCCGCTCGGCCGACACGTTGTACTTTTGCGCCAGGTCGTGCAGCGTGGCTTTTTCTTCTGCCAGCCAGCGCTGGTAGAGGATGTCACGGCTGCGGTCGTCCAGCACTTCCAGTGCTTCGTGCAGGTTGTGGTTGGAGTTGTCGCTCCAATCGGCATCTTCCAGTTGACGCGCCGGGTCGTACCGGTGGTCTTCCAGGTAGTTGGCCGGCGATTGGAAAGCACTGTCGTCGTCCGCTTCAGCGGCCGGGTCGAAGGCCATGTCATGGCCGGTCAGGCGACTTTCCATCTCACGCACTTCCCGAGGCTCCACGCCGAGGCTTTCGGCCACGCGGTGGACTTCCTCGTTGTTCAGCCACGCCAGGCGCTTCTTCTGGCTGCGCAGGTTGAAGAACAATTTGCGCTGGGCCTTGGTGGTCGCCACTTTCACGATGCGCCAGTTGCGCAAGATGAACTCGTGGATTTCCGCCTTGATCCAGTGCACAGCGAACGAGACCAGGCGCACACCCATTTCCGGGTTGAAGCGCTTTACAGCCTTCATCAGGCCGACGTTGCCTTCCTGGATCAGGTCAGCCTGGGCCAGGCCGTAGCCGCTATAGCTACGGGCGATATGTACGACAAAACGCAGGTGGGCGAGCACCATCTGCCGAGCCGCCCCCAAATCCTGCTCATAGTAGAGACTCTCGGCCAGTTCACGCTCCTGCTCGGGCGTCAGCAAAGGAATGCTGTTGACCGTGTGCACATAGGCTTCCAGGTTCGCGCCTGGGACCAGAGCATAAGCAGGTTGCAAAGAAGTGGTCATACGAAAAAACCTCCGACTCACATAACTCGTGCAGTTCAGCACTGCGAAAATTGACCGGAAACCGTAGGACAAGTTCCCTATAAACGCTGAAAGGTCAATACAAGCAAAAAGACACTATTTCGG from Pseudomonas fluorescens encodes the following:
- a CDS encoding thiazole synthase, with translation MSIVRSDKPFVLAGRTYQSRLLVGTGKYRDMEETRLAIEASGAEIVTVAVRRTNIGQNPGEPNLLDILPPDRYTILPNTAGCYDAIEAVRTCRLARELLDGHNLVKLEVLADQKTLFPNVIETLKAAETLVKEGFDVMVYTSDDPIIARQLAEIGCIAVMPLAGLIGTGLGICNPYNLQIILEEAKIPVLVDAGVGTASDATIAMELGCEAVLMNSAIANAQQPIMMAEAMKHAIVAGRLAYLAGRMPKKLYASASSPLDGLIK
- the trmB gene encoding tRNA (guanosine(46)-N7)-methyltransferase TrmB produces the protein MTESNETPNPVEEGDESKHRRIKSFVMRAGRMTEGQQKGLDQGTPLFVLPLADAPVDFDQVFGRSAPRSLEIGFGMGHSLLEMAAASPEQDFIGVEVHRPGVGALLNGVLTQGLKNLRVYDCDAIEVLNRCIADNSLDRLMLFFPDPWHKSRHHKRRIVQASFAELVRSKLKVGGILHMATDWEPYAEYMLEVMNVAPGYRNLAEDGQCVPRPAERPITKFERRGERLGHGVWDLKFEKLA
- the rpoH gene encoding RNA polymerase sigma factor RpoH — encoded protein: MTTSLQPAYALVPGANLEAYVHTVNSIPLLTPEQERELAESLYYEQDLGAARQMVLAHLRFVVHIARSYSGYGLAQADLIQEGNVGLMKAVKRFNPEMGVRLVSFAVHWIKAEIHEFILRNWRIVKVATTKAQRKLFFNLRSQKKRLAWLNNEEVHRVAESLGVEPREVREMESRLTGHDMAFDPAAEADDDSAFQSPANYLEDHRYDPARQLEDADWSDNSNHNLHEALEVLDDRSRDILYQRWLAEEKATLHDLAQKYNVSAERIRQLEKSAMNKLKLSIAA
- the mtgA gene encoding monofunctional biosynthetic peptidoglycan transglycosylase, encoding MLRVLFSRVLKIVKWFVIGSVLLVLLFRVVPPPFTALMVERKIESWIDGEPIDLQRTWVAWDEISDDLKMAVMAGEDQRFPQHWGFDFGAIQAALLHNERGGSIRGASTLSQQVSKNLFLWTGRSYLRKGLEAWFTGLIEIFWPKQRILEVYLNSVEWDEGVFGAEAAARHHFGVSAKGLSRQQASYLAAVLPNPRVWSASHPTAYVARRAAWIRQQMGQLGGTGYLNELNKTRQAPWSN
- the thiS gene encoding sulfur carrier protein ThiS, which codes for MAARGMRIQLNGELYELPDGETVAALLTRLELTERRVAVELNQDIVPRSQHTETALAEGDQVEVVHAIGGG
- a CDS encoding DUF3392 domain-containing protein encodes the protein MDLVLDLLATVSRWSRSNLSEISLALVGCLLVLFGADIKGWVEARLGNIAGALRVPLMALLCMIGSGAALIYATPWIVRGLSQFNNYSLAPVLLVVLVLIGVVADRR
- the hemW gene encoding radical SAM family heme chaperone HemW codes for the protein MTQNTSAQPLILGGAQTPRAALPHLPPLALYIHIPWCVRKCPYCDFNSHTASKVLPEQEYVDALLADLDQDLHAVYGRPLSSIFFGGGTPSLFSAAALGRLLEGVEQRIPFACDIEITLEANPGTFEQEKFVAYRKLGINRLSIGIQSFQQEKLQALGRIHNGDEAIRAAGMARQAGFDNFNLDLMHGLPNQSLDDALGDLRQAIALKPTHLSWYQLTLEPNTVFWNQPPTLPEDDTLWDIQEAGQALLAEHGYAQYEVSAYAQPGRSARHNLNYWSFGDFIGIGAGAHGKLSHPDGRIVRTWKTRAPKDYLNPAKNFQAGTKELTNEELPFEFLMNALRLTDGVEAKLYAERTGLDLASLDEARTDAEQSGLLQVEPSRLAATDRGQLFLNDLLQKFLS
- a CDS encoding DUF423 domain-containing protein, whose translation is MLRGFLMLAAFFGFTGVALGAFAAHGLKKSLTAEYLAIFHTGVTYQLVHALALFGVALLAAHIPGRLVMWAGVSFSVGILLFSGSLYLLTTIGIGKLGIVTPFGGLAFLIGWLCLGLAAWRLQLTA